One genomic region from Prunus persica cultivar Lovell chromosome G3, Prunus_persica_NCBIv2, whole genome shotgun sequence encodes:
- the LOC18782326 gene encoding transcription and mRNA export factor SUS1 isoform X1, with the protein MRKSVNRPPTPDVMENQGKEPTFQELINIELIESGEKERLMELLRERLIECGWKDEMKALCRAFIKKKGRNNVTVDDLVHVITPKGRASIPDSIKAELLQRIRTFLVSAAL; encoded by the exons AT gaggaaaTCGGTGAATCGTCCGCCGACGCCGGATGTTATGGAGAATCAAGGAAAAGAGCCCACTTTTCAAGAGCTTATCAACATCGAG TTGATTGAGAGCGGTGAAAAAGAGAGATTAATGGAGCTTCTGAGGGAAAGGCTAATAGAATGTGGGTGGAAGGATGAAATGAAAGCTCTTTGCAG GGcgtttataaagaaaaaagggaggaACAATGTTACTGTGGATGACCTTGTACATGTAATCACCCCAAAGGGCAGAG CCTCCATTCCCGATTCCATAAAGGCTGAGCTTTTGCAAAGAATTCGCACGTTTCTCGTATCAGCAGCTCTTTGA
- the LOC18782187 gene encoding uncharacterized protein LOC18782187 isoform X1 translates to MASVSLSSLCLTQNPNSISFSSIASDHVRFGSPTIEFGSVKKYRRDRAVVCRASSVVFRNLDADDFRHPLDKQNTLILRAIPGLNELGKILLGSVAEQVMLLENIGTSLLVSKDQLSGLHQLMVEAAEILNIDAPDLYVRQSPVPNAYTLAISGKKPFVVVHTSLVELLTREELQAVLAHELGHLKCDHGVWLTFANILTLGAYTIPGLGGMIAQSLEEQLFRWLRAAELTCDRAALLVAQDPKVVISVLMKLAGGCPSLADQLNVDAFLEQARSYDKASSSPVGWYIRNAQTRQLSHPLPVLRAREIDEWSRSQDYTTLLKHATQITGAKKVLTTPGR, encoded by the exons ATGGCTTCCGTGTCCCTCTCTTCTCTGTGCCTGACGCAGAACCCTAATTCTATCAGTTTTAGCTCCATAGCTTCCGATCATGTGAGGTTTGGTTCACCTACTATTGAATTCGGCTCCGTCAAGAAGTATCGGAGAGATAGAGCTGTCGTCTGCAGAGCTTCCTCGGTTGTCTTTCGCAACCTCGATGCCGATGACTTTCGGCACCCTCTCGACAAACAG AACACGCTGATTTTGAGGGCGATTCCAGGATTGAATGAGCTTGGAAAGATTCTTCTAG GATCCGTTGCAGAGCAAGTCATGCTTCTGGAGAATATTGGAACATCCCTTCTTGTTTCTAAAGATCAG CTTTCTGGCCTACATCAATTGATGGTTGAGGCCGCGGAAATCCTCAATATTGATGCTCCTGATCTATATGTTCGTCAAAGTCCTGTACCAAATGCATATACCTTAGCAATAAGTGGTAAAAAGCCATTTGTTGTTGTTCATACTAGCCTTGTGGAGCTTTTGACTCGAGAAGAGTTACAG GCTGTTTTGGCTCATGAGTTGGGTCATCTCAAATGCGACCATGGTGTATGGCTGACATTTGCAAATATTCTTACCCTTGGAGCTTATACCATACCTG GGCTTGGTGGGATGATTGCTCAGAGTTTAGAAGAACAGTTATTTCGTTGGCTTCGAGCAGCAGAGCTAACTTGTGATCGTGCAGCCCTTCTTGTTGCACAAGACCCAAAG GTGGTCATCTCTGTTCTAATGAAATTAGCTGGGGGCTGCCCTTCTCTGGCTGATCAACTAAATGTGGATGCATTTTTGGAACAAGCTCGCTCCTATGACAAAGCTTCTTCAAGCCCAGTAGGGTGGTATATAAG AAATGCTCAAACGAGGCAACTTTCACATCCTCTGCCCGTTCTACGTGCTCGTGAAATTGATGAATGGTCAAGAAGTCAAGACTACACAACTCTTCTGAAACATGCAACACAGATCACTGGTGCAAAGAAAGTTTTAACAACACCAGGAAGATAG
- the LOC18782187 gene encoding uncharacterized protein LOC18782187 isoform X2 has protein sequence MASVSLSSLCLTQNPNSISFSSIASDHVRFGSPTIEFGSVKKYRRDRAVVCRASSVVFRNLDADDFRHPLDKQNTLILRAIPGLNELGKILLGSVAEQVMLLENIGTSLLVSKDQLSGLHQLMVEAAEILNIDAPDLYVRQSPVPNAYTLAISGKKPFVVVHTSLVELLTREELQAVLAHELGHLKCDHGVWLTFANILTLGAYTIPGLGGMIAQSLEEQLFRWLRAAELTCDRAALLVAQDPKRWSSLF, from the exons ATGGCTTCCGTGTCCCTCTCTTCTCTGTGCCTGACGCAGAACCCTAATTCTATCAGTTTTAGCTCCATAGCTTCCGATCATGTGAGGTTTGGTTCACCTACTATTGAATTCGGCTCCGTCAAGAAGTATCGGAGAGATAGAGCTGTCGTCTGCAGAGCTTCCTCGGTTGTCTTTCGCAACCTCGATGCCGATGACTTTCGGCACCCTCTCGACAAACAG AACACGCTGATTTTGAGGGCGATTCCAGGATTGAATGAGCTTGGAAAGATTCTTCTAG GATCCGTTGCAGAGCAAGTCATGCTTCTGGAGAATATTGGAACATCCCTTCTTGTTTCTAAAGATCAG CTTTCTGGCCTACATCAATTGATGGTTGAGGCCGCGGAAATCCTCAATATTGATGCTCCTGATCTATATGTTCGTCAAAGTCCTGTACCAAATGCATATACCTTAGCAATAAGTGGTAAAAAGCCATTTGTTGTTGTTCATACTAGCCTTGTGGAGCTTTTGACTCGAGAAGAGTTACAG GCTGTTTTGGCTCATGAGTTGGGTCATCTCAAATGCGACCATGGTGTATGGCTGACATTTGCAAATATTCTTACCCTTGGAGCTTATACCATACCTG GGCTTGGTGGGATGATTGCTCAGAGTTTAGAAGAACAGTTATTTCGTTGGCTTCGAGCAGCAGAGCTAACTTGTGATCGTGCAGCCCTTCTTGTTGCACAAGACCCAAAG AGGTGGTCATCTCTGTTCTAA